The genomic region AGCCTTTGATCGATGGAGAAAACTACTCAGCTTGGGCTCGAGCTGTGAGAAAGGCTTTGCTCACTAAGAACAAGTTGGGATTCATTGATGGAACCCTAACTCTTTCATCACCATTGATTTCTTCTCCATCATTTGTGCATGCATGGATTAGATGTGACAACATGGTGGGAACTTGGTTAACAAATTCAATCTCTCCGAAGCTTCAAGCAAGCATCATCTATGAAGATACTACTCTTGAAATCTGGAATGACTTGAAGAATCGGTTTGCTCAAACCAATGGACCAAGGGTATTAAATCTTCAAAAGGAAATTGCAGAATTACATCAAGGTGAGATGAACATTACGGATTTCTTTACTCAATTGAAAGTCTTTTGGGATCAGTTACAAAACCTTAGTCCTTTCCCTTCTTGCACTTGTGGGAAGTGTGTGTGTAATATCAACAAAAGGCTTACTGAATTGCAAGTTAAAGAATCTGTCATGAAGTTCTTAATGGGGGTGAATGATTCTTTCTCCCAAGTTAGAACTTAGGTGTTGCTCATGGATCCTATTCCATCTCTTAGCAAAGTTTATTCTTTATTAATTCAAGAAGAAACCCAGAGATCAACCCTAAATGCATCTGTGGTTAAAGTTGATTCTACTGCTTTATCTGCCAAGATGTCCACTGATCAGGTCACTCATGGTTTCAATCTTGCTAATTCTGGTGGGAAGAGCAAGGATAGACTTGTATGTACTCACTGTGGTAAGACTGATCATACTGTGGACAAATGCTATAAGCTACATGGGTTTCCTCCAGGGTTTAAGTTCAAGAATAAAACTATTGTGGCACACCAAGTTTCTTCCAGTCCAAGAAtagaaatttcttttccaatgcATCAGTCTTCTGCATTCACTCCTGAGCAATGTCAACAGCTTTTAGCTTTGTTTGGTGCATCCAATTCTTCTCTGGCATTAACACCTCATGCTACAAATAGTCCACTGTCCAATGCATCTTCTTCTTGCACCTCTACCAATGTGGCAATGGCAGGTATGGATTTCTCCCATAGTGTTTTTGCTGCACAAGTGGTGAATAGAAGGGCTTATAGTGGTAATACTTGGGTGTTAGACACTGGTGCCACTAATCACTTTGTATGTTCTGTTGATTTTTTAACCTCAATCACAGCTATTAAAAAGTCTTTGGTTCAATTGCCTAATGGCGAAGCAGCTCAAGTAACTCACATTGGGACTgttgttctttcttcttctcttattCTTAACAATGTCCTTTGTGTTCCATCTTTTTCCTTTAATCTTTTGTCTATCAGTTCTTTGACAAAATCTCAAccatattgttgtgtttttcTATCTGCTTACTATTTTATCCAGGACCTCACTTCTTGGAAAATGATTGGGGTAGGCAAGGCACTTGATGGTTTATACCTGTTGCAGATAGACAGCCTTCAACAACCTTCTAGCTCCATGCTTACTGATTTCCTAGCTACTCACAACATCAATGATGTTGTTGGTCACTTCACTGCAGCTACTTCAACTCCTGTATCTTCTCAAACTTCTTCCATTTGGCATGTTAGATTAGGCCATCCATCTGATGTTAAACTCAACACTTTGTCTCATGTAATTCCTTCTTTGAAATCCTCATGTAATAAACATTGTCAAATTTGTCCTATGGCAAAACTTAAGAGATTACCTTTTCCTTTTCATAATAAAATCAGTTCTTGTGCCTTTGATTTGGTCCGTATGGATGTATGGGGACCTTATTCTACTCCTACTTTAGATGGCTTCAAGTATTTTTTAACTGTTGTGGATGATGCTACTAGAGCAACATGGCTATTTTTAATGAAGTCTAAATTTGAAGTTAGGcaattgttttcttctttctatacTATGGTTCATACACAATTTGGCCTTACCATCAAAGTAGTTATAACTGATAATGTTAAGGAGTTTGACAtgtctgatttttttaattctcatgGAATCATTCATCAACTTAGTTGTGTTTacactccacaacaaaattctGTTGTGGAGAGGAAACATCGGCATCTTCTTTGCATTGCTAGAGCTTTGCAAATTCAATCCCATCTTCCCATTAAATTTTGGGGTGATTGTGTTTTGCATGCTGCCTATCTCATGAATAGGCTTCCTTCCCCTTTGTTGCATGATAAAACAACTTTTGAACTCCTTTTTCACAAGGTACCAGATTATTCCCTCCTCAAAGTTTTCGGTTGCTTGTGTTTTGCATCCACAATCTCTCATACCAGAAATAAATTTTCTCCAAGGGCTAGGAAATGTATTTTTCTTGGCTTTCCTTTTGATGTTAAAGGCTATAAGGTCTTTGACCTAGACTCTCATACTGTCTTTGTTTCTAGGGATGTTATTTTTCATGAAGATGTTTTTCCATTTGCTTTAGGTTCTTGTGGTTCTGTTCACCATCCCCCTCCATCCATTTCCTTACCTTTGCCTTGTGTCCCTGCTATTAATCCTATTTTTGATCTTGTTCTTCCATCTAAATCCACCTCTGCTATGCCTCATGATTCCTTCATCCATGTTCATCATTCTTTTGATAATGACCTACTTGATGAGGTTCCTGCTGAATCCCctgaccctattttttatccAATCCCTCTTAGAAGGTCTTCTAGGAATGTCAAACAACCTTCTTACTTACAGGCTTATCACTGTAACCAGGTGTCTTCTGTTCTTACTGCCTCTTCATCCCAATCAGGTACTTCTCATCCACTCTCTTCACATCTTTCTTATCAACACCTCTCTCCTTCCTACAAATCTTTTTGTTGTTCAATTTCTTCCCTTGTTGAACCTACCTATTACTACCAAGCTGCTTCTGATCCCAAGTGGCAACAAGCCATGGCTGCTGAAATTGCTGCCCTTGAGGCCAATCAC from Castanea sativa cultivar Marrone di Chiusa Pesio chromosome 11, ASM4071231v1 harbors:
- the LOC142617011 gene encoding uncharacterized protein LOC142617011 gives rise to the protein MASAATATTTTNSANGSVPENPSSSSQESPMDDPLFLHHVESPSLVLVTQPLIDGENYSAWARAVRKALLTKNKLGFIDGTLTLSSPLISSPSFVHAWIRCDNMVGTWLTNSISPKLQASIIYEDTTLEIWNDLKNRFAQTNGPRVLNLQKEIAELHQGEMNITDFFTQLKVFWDQLQNLSPFPSCTCGKCVCNINKRLTELQVKESVMKFLMGVNDSFSQVRT